A region of Actinobacillus porcitonsillarum DNA encodes the following proteins:
- the crp gene encoding cAMP-activated global transcriptional regulator CRP: protein MQDMTLSTPPLGDLTPSPSIHDPVVEWFLTQCHVHRYPAKYTLIHAGENAESLYYIVSGSVSVFVKDDEHKEMLLTHLGQGEFLGEISLFEEKVQPRTAWVKTKETCEIAEISYKKFKQIVHLNPDILMYLAAQMARRLRQTSSQVSNLAFLDVAGRIAQTLMNLAKQPDAMTHPDGMQIKITRQEIGQMVGCSRETVGRILKMLEDDGLISAHGKTIVIYHDKLLKA from the coding sequence ATGCAAGATATGACGCTGAGTACCCCACCTCTTGGGGATTTAACGCCTTCTCCTTCAATTCACGATCCTGTGGTTGAGTGGTTTTTAACGCAATGCCACGTGCATCGCTATCCGGCAAAATATACCTTAATTCACGCAGGCGAAAATGCGGAATCATTGTATTACATTGTAAGCGGTTCGGTTTCTGTCTTTGTGAAAGATGATGAGCATAAAGAGATGCTTTTAACCCATTTGGGGCAAGGTGAATTTTTAGGCGAAATTAGCTTGTTTGAAGAAAAAGTGCAGCCGAGAACAGCGTGGGTAAAAACCAAAGAAACCTGTGAAATTGCCGAGATTTCTTACAAAAAATTTAAGCAAATCGTGCATTTAAATCCGGATATTTTAATGTATCTTGCAGCTCAAATGGCACGCCGTTTACGCCAAACATCAAGCCAAGTGAGCAATTTAGCCTTTTTAGATGTGGCAGGACGAATTGCACAAACATTGATGAATTTAGCCAAACAGCCTGATGCGATGACACACCCTGATGGTATGCAAATTAAAATTACCCGTCAGGAAATCGGGCAAATGGTGGGCTGCTCTCGAGAAACCGTAGGGCGCATTTTAAAAATGTTAGAAGATGATGGTTTAATTTCAGCCCACGGCAAAACCATTGTGATTTATCACGATAAACTTCTGAAAGCATAA
- a CDS encoding YheU family protein, whose amino-acid sequence MIIPWQELEESTLYNVLDSFILREGTDYGTRELSLEEKRERLLAQLKADKVVIVWSELHESLDIKDKNSFLG is encoded by the coding sequence GGAAGAAAGCACGCTTTATAATGTGCTGGATTCCTTTATTTTAAGAGAAGGCACGGATTATGGAACAAGAGAGCTTTCTCTGGAAGAAAAACGAGAGCGTTTATTAGCACAACTCAAGGCTGATAAGGTGGTCATTGTGTGGTCGGAGCTACACGAGAGCCTTGATATAAAAGACAAAAACTCGTTTTTAGGTTAG